GAGACAGGGAGCGGTACTTCACCCGCAGCCTCTCTCGGGTCGTGTTCGGCCCCGGCGACCACGGCGTGCTCGCGGTGGTGACGGAGGTGACCGAGCAGACCACGACCGCGCGCCGGGTGACGGCCCTGGCCGAGGAGCGCCGCCGCATCCTGCGGCGCTACGAGAGCCTGATCCGGGTCAGCGCCGACATCGTCTGGGTGACCAGCCGGGACGGGTACGTCTCCGAGCCGAGCCCGAGCTGGGAGCGCATCACCGGGCAGCCGTGGGAGGCCTACCGCGGCCAGGGCTGGCTGCGCACGGTGCACCCCGACGACCGCCCCGCCACGGTGCGGTCCTGGGCCAGGGCGGTCGGCCGGGCCACCGAGCTGTGGGAGCACGTCTACCGGCTGCGCACCGCCGCGGGCGGCTACCGCCACTTCCAGCTCCGGGCGGTGCCGATCTGCGAGGACGGCGAGGTGGTGGAGTGGGTGGGCTCCTCCATCGACGTCGAGCAGCAGTGGCAGGAGCAACGGCGCCAGCGCCTGCTGGACCGGGCGGCCATCGCCACGGCACAGCTGCGCAGCCTGGAGGAGATGCTCGGCGCGCTGGCCGACGTGATCGTGCCGGAGCTGGGCGACGGCTGCGGGGTCTACCTCGTCACCGACCTCATCGACCAGGGGGACGACTCCACCCCGTACGTCGTCGAGCGGCTGGCCACCGCGGCGCGCTCCGGCCTGGTGCGGCTGCCGCCCTACAGCGAGGAACGGCTCCCGGCGGGCAACGCCTTCGCCACGGTCGTACGGCACCGGCGGCCCCTGCTCAAGACGTTCCCCACCGGCTCGCCGCCGCCGGACCTCGTGCCCAGGGGCACGCGGCCGTGGCTGGAGGCCAACGACGCCAACGGCGTGCTGCTGCTCCCCGTCGTGGTCGACGGGACGGTGCCCGCGGTGGTCTGCGTGGTGACGTGCGGCAGCCGCCCGGCGCTCAGGCGGGCCGACATCAGCCTGCTGAACCGCATGTTCGAGAACGCCCACGACGCGCTGAGCAGGGCCATCCGCTTCCAGCGCGCCCAGCAGATCGCGCTGGCCCTGCAGTACAGCCTGCTCGCCGAGCCGCCCCAGGTGCCCGGCATGCAGATCGTCGCCCGCTACCGGGCCAGCCCGTCGGCGGCGGAGGTGGGCGGCGACTGGTACGACTCCTTCGTGCTGCCCGACGGCGTGCCGGTGCTCGTCATCGGCGA
The nucleotide sequence above comes from Nonomuraea gerenzanensis. Encoded proteins:
- a CDS encoding SpoIIE family protein phosphatase, with product MGAVGQDGESGLAFETLDPAPVGVAVTRGPDHRLVYTNAMYRSQFSDPSGRVPLEEAFAGFVRRHYRRQFDHVYATGEPVVTAAEPEPSRKGRRGDRERYFTRSLSRVVFGPGDHGVLAVVTEVTEQTTTARRVTALAEERRRILRRYESLIRVSADIVWVTSRDGYVSEPSPSWERITGQPWEAYRGQGWLRTVHPDDRPATVRSWARAVGRATELWEHVYRLRTAAGGYRHFQLRAVPICEDGEVVEWVGSSIDVEQQWQEQRRQRLLDRAAIATAQLRSLEEMLGALADVIVPELGDGCGVYLVTDLIDQGDDSTPYVVERLATAARSGLVRLPPYSEERLPAGNAFATVVRHRRPLLKTFPTGSPPPDLVPRGTRPWLEANDANGVLLLPVVVDGTVPAVVCVVTCGSRPALRRADISLLNRMFENAHDALSRAIRFQRAQQIALALQYSLLAEPPQVPGMQIVARYRASPSAAEVGGDWYDSFVLPDGVPVLVIGDVAGHDLNAAVAMSQLRNMLRALAMDRREPPGEILTRLNVAMESLSGEVTATCVYARVEAHGAGHRLHYATAGHPPPLLVSADGRGHFLDEAVSPLLGVPHREGRLSRVRVLPPGSTLLLYTDGLVERPGEHLDQGLERLRRMAEPLAGQPVDKFCDQLLSGLPTTGLDDIAVIALRLPPQG